Within the Pseudomonadota bacterium genome, the region ACGACTATGCACGACATGGATTGGCGCCGCATCTTTGGGCTCCTCCCCCTGGCCCTGACCGCGCTCGTCGCCTGCCAGAACGGCGGCTCGGACTACAACCCGATCGACTCGGAAACCGATTCGGATGCGGATTCGGACTCGGACTCGGACTCGGATTCGGATTCCGACACCGACTCGGATTCCGACACCGACTCGGATTCGGATTCCGACACCGATTCCGATTCGGATTCCGACACCGATTCCGACGCCGACGGCGGCTCGGATTCGGACAGCGATGCGGACGTCGAGTGCACGGACGAGGACGACGACGGGTGGTGCCTGCCGTTCGACTGTGACGACGGCGACGACACCGTCTACCCCGGCGCTTCGGAAGATCCGATCAACCTGTTCGACGACGACTGCGACGGCGATATCGACGAAATCGACGTCACCGATACCGATGCCGACGACGACGGTCTCGCCGACGATTATGAGATCAGTATCGGTACGGATCCGTACGATGAGGACACGGACGGCGACGGCGTCTCGGACCTCGCCGAGGTGGTCGCCGGCACCGACCCGCTCGACCCGGACTCGAACCCGGCCGCCGAGGGCAACTTCTACTTCCTCGTGCCGTACGAGGAGACCCCGGACCCGACGATGGACACGCTCGTGTTCGCGACCGACATCCAGATGGCCGACGTGTTCTTCACGGTCGACACCACCGGCAGCATGGGCGGCGAGATCACGAACCTCAAGTCATCGCTGAGCACGTACATCATCCCGCAGATTCAGGCGATCATCCCGAACGTCTGGTTCGGCGTGGGCCGCTTCGACGACTACCCGTACTCGCCGTTCGGCGACTCGGCCTCGGGCGACGTCGTCTTCCAGCTCAACCAGGCCATGACCTCGAGCACGGCCTCAGCGCAGACCGCGGTCAACTCGCTGTCCACCCACTACGGCAACGACTGGTCCGAGAGCGACGTACCGGCGCTCTACGCGATCGCGACCGGCAGCGGCTTCGGCGGTTACCTGGCCGCGCAGACGGGCTGCCCGGCGGGCCACATCGGCTATCCGTGCTTCCGGCCCGGCGCGGTCCCCATCATCGTGCTCATCACGGACGCGCCGTTCCACAACGGGCCGGGCGGGTACGACGCCTACTACAGCATCACGCCGGTTCCGCCGACGTACGCGCAAGCCGTTGCCGCGCTGAACGCGATCCACGCCAAGGTGCTCACGATCAACACCTCGGGCACGACCTCCTCCTCCGCTCCCGAGTACCAGCACTGCGTGCAGATCTCGACGGACACCGGCGCGGTGAGCGACACCGGGCCGCTCACGATCGCGGGCAGCACCTCAGGGACCGGGCTCGGCGACAACGTCGTGAACGCGGTGGAGACGCTCGCGAACGGCGTGCCGATGGACATCTCGGTCGTGGCGCGCGACGACACGAGCGACGCGGTGGACGCGACGATCTTCATCGACAACATCGTGCCGAACACCGTCGGCGGCGTCGAGGATCCCATGAACCCGCTGGTGATCTGCGTCGGCGGGCTCGCGACCGCGAACACGGACGCGGATCCCCAGCCGGACATGTTCGTGGACGTGCTCCCGGGCACGCCGGTGTGCTTCGACATCTACCCGAAGATGAACACGACCGTCGAGGAGACGGGTGAGCCGCAGCTCTTCCACGCCTTCGTCGACGTCATCGGCGACAGCATCACCGTGCTCGACACGCGCGACGTCTACTTCCTCGTCCCGCCCTCCGAGCCCATCATCGAGTAGACCGCCGAGCCTTCGGGAGGGCCGTTGCCGCAGCTCGTCCTCGTCGCCTTCGTCCTGTCCGGCATCTCCGGGATCACCTTGGAGATCGTGTGGACCCGCCAGCCCGAGCTCGTGTTCGGCGCCACGACCCTCGCGATCTCGACCGTCCTTACCTGCTTCATGGGCGGGCTCGCGCTCGGCTCGTGGGTCTTCGGGAAGGTCGCCGACAGGCTGCGCTCGCCGCTCCTCGGCTACGCGGTCCTCGAGGCGATCATCGGCGCCTCGGCGCTCGCCATCCCGTGGCTCATCCGGAACGTCTACCCGGACGTGAACGGCTTCCTCGTCACGCACCTCGGCAACAGCTTCTGGCTCTTCTCCCTGTGCCGCTTCCTGGCTGTCGCGATCGTGCTGATCGTGCCGACGACCTGCATGGGCGCGACGCTGCCCATCCTCTCGCGGCACTACGTCCGCGAGGAGGCGCACCTCGTGCGCGTCAGCTCCCGGGTCGGCGCGCTCTACACCCTGAACACGGTGGGCGCGATCGTCGGCGTCTTCTGCGCGACCTTCATCCTCCTGCCGACGATCGGCCTCATTGCCACGAACACGACGGCCGCGGTCCTCGACCTCGCCATCGCGGCGGCGATCATCCTGTTCGCGCGGAGGCTCGATTCCCGCGCGCCGGAAGCCCGGTCGGCGGGTCCCGTCGAGGAGGAGGGCTACATCCTCCCGGAGGCCGACGGCGCCGTACCGTTCGTCGCCACGCCCGCACAGCGGACGGTGGCCGTCGCCGCGTTCTTCGTGTCCGGGCTCGCGGCGATGAACCTCCAGGTCGTGTGGAACCGCGTGACGGCGCTCGTGATCGGATCCTCGGTCTACTCGTTCGCGCTCGTCCTGCTCGCCTTCCTCGTGGGGCTCGCCGGCGGCGCGGCCGTGTTCTCCCGCCTGTCGAAGCGCCTCGCGAACCCGGTCATCGCGCTCGCCGCGGTCGAGATCGCGATCGCGGCCCTCGCGGCGCTCAGCTACCTCTACATCGACGATCTCCCCCGTGTCTTCGCGCACCTCGTCACGGGCTCCGTCGACGGGTACGAGGAGCACGTCGTCCTCGTGCAGTCCATCATGTTCGCCGTGGCGGCGCTCGCGGTCCTCCCGGTGACGATCGGGATGGGCGCGACCTTCCCGCTCACGATCCGCGTCGCCGCGGGCGATCTCGGCAAGGTGGGCCGCGACGTCGGGAGCGTGTACGCGATGAACACGCTCGGCTCGATTCTCGGCTCCTTCCTCGCCGCGTTCGCGTTCGTGCCGCTGTTCTCGCACTACGGCGGCGGCATCGGCATGCAGATCGCGTTCCTCCTGTCGATCGCGCTGTACGCCGTCCTCGCCGTCGCGCTCGTGGCGGTGTCGCGGGTGGGGCGCCTCGCGCGCGCGGGGGTCTCTATCGCCGTCGCGGCGGGCCTCGCGGCTCTCCTCTTCGCCGCGCCGCGATGGGATCCGGCCTCGCTGACCATCGGCGTCTTCCGGATCTCGCTCATGGAGCACGCGCTCGACGAGGAGTCCTGGGGCGATCCGGACGTCATGTACTACTACGACGGCGTCACGACGACGGTCTCCGTCGAGATCTGGGGCCGGCACTTCTCCATGAAGAACAACGGGAAGGTCGACGCGTCGAACGGCGACGACATGACCACGCAGATCCTGGTCGCGGCCTACCCGATCCTGTTTCACCCCGCCGGGCCCGAGGACCTCGACGTCGCGATCGTCGGCTTCGGGTCCGGGGTCACGGTCGGCGCGGCGCTCGAGTTCCCGCTGCGGCGCGTGGACTGCATCGAGCTCGAGTCGGCCGTCATGGAGGCGTCGGTGAGCTTCGGGCACGCGGCCGGCGCGCCCTCGGATCCCGACCTCGAGGTCAACCACCTCGAGTACCGCTCGCCGGACGATCCGGCCTACGACTGGACCGATCCCGAGACCTTCGTCGACAACGAGCGGCTCACGATCTTCAACAACGACGGGCGCAACTTCCTCGCGACCGCCGAGGCGGCGTACGACGTGATCATCTCGGAGCCGTCCAACCCCTGGATCACGGGCGTCGCGAACATGTTCACCGCCGAGAGCTTCGCCTCCTCGGCGCGCGCGCTCAAGCCAGGCGGCGTCTTCGGCCAGTGGGTGCAGCTGTACGAGATGTCCCCGGAGAACATCAAGACGATCCTCCGGACGTTCGCCGGCGTCTTCCCGCACGTCGTCCTCCTGGCCACCGAGGACCTCTCCTCGGACACCGTGCTCCTCGGCTCGTTCTCGCCCATCGAGTTCGACGTCGGGCGGATGCGCCGCGTGATGCGGGATCCGCGCGTCGCGGCGGAGC harbors:
- a CDS encoding fused MFS/spermidine synthase, with the protein product MPQLVLVAFVLSGISGITLEIVWTRQPELVFGATTLAISTVLTCFMGGLALGSWVFGKVADRLRSPLLGYAVLEAIIGASALAIPWLIRNVYPDVNGFLVTHLGNSFWLFSLCRFLAVAIVLIVPTTCMGATLPILSRHYVREEAHLVRVSSRVGALYTLNTVGAIVGVFCATFILLPTIGLIATNTTAAVLDLAIAAAIILFARRLDSRAPEARSAGPVEEEGYILPEADGAVPFVATPAQRTVAVAAFFVSGLAAMNLQVVWNRVTALVIGSSVYSFALVLLAFLVGLAGGAAVFSRLSKRLANPVIALAAVEIAIAALAALSYLYIDDLPRVFAHLVTGSVDGYEEHVVLVQSIMFAVAALAVLPVTIGMGATFPLTIRVAAGDLGKVGRDVGSVYAMNTLGSILGSFLAAFAFVPLFSHYGGGIGMQIAFLLSIALYAVLAVALVAVSRVGRLARAGVSIAVAAGLAALLFAAPRWDPASLTIGVFRISLMEHALDEESWGDPDVMYYYDGVTTTVSVEIWGRHFSMKNNGKVDASNGDDMTTQILVAAYPILFHPAGPEDLDVAIVGFGSGVTVGAALEFPLRRVDCIELESAVMEASVSFGHAAGAPSDPDLEVNHLEYRSPDDPAYDWTDPETFVDNERLTIFNNDGRNFLATAEAAYDVIISEPSNPWITGVANMFTAESFASSARALKPGGVFGQWVQLYEMSPENIKTILRTFAGVFPHVVLLATEDLSSDTVLLGSFSPIEFDVGRMRRVMRDPRVAAELRRAYVFEPTDIFARALLVDRRELLELSNGKDASGWSRLPVNTDDNARIEFAAPHDLITFSRFSGYIPTFYAPSWPYSRVDRVLTGLGDDDAAVGRSLARQALSLLGNGRKSVAKLLIARAEPLAPGDREVASVRRIADLLAADTRTPRPRIEPPQPSIELQESDAAALAALLDDVQRAVDTSTPDEALERFHAVPEYLIGRGGPQLELLRGYLSFLGRDPQDKTRCEKAIETLDDLQQGHPEYAARHPEIDYLLGMCHDNARHFDKAVKSMSAYVARLEEQERLAGIAGRQEIANAAASRSGVGGTAVIDLPEDAPGAPTADAPGESPKDVHEDSAAAL
- a CDS encoding thrombospondin type 3 repeat-containing protein, with translation MGTDPYDEDTDGDGVSDLAEVVAGTDPLDPDSNPAAEGNFYFLVPYEETPDPTMDTLVFATDIQMADVFFTVDTTGSMGGEITNLKSSLSTYIIPQIQAIIPNVWFGVGRFDDYPYSPFGDSASGDVVFQLNQAMTSSTASAQTAVNSLSTHYGNDWSESDVPALYAIATGSGFGGYLAAQTGCPAGHIGYPCFRPGAVPIIVLITDAPFHNGPGGYDAYYSITPVPPTYAQAVAALNAIHAKVLTINTSGTTSSSAPEYQHCVQISTDTGAVSDTGPLTIAGSTSGTGLGDNVVNAVETLANGVPMDISVVARDDTSDAVDATIFIDNIVPNTVGGVEDPMNPLVICVGGLATANTDADPQPDMFVDVLPGTPVCFDIYPKMNTTVEETGEPQLFHAFVDVIGDSITVLDTRDVYFLVPPSEPIIE